A stretch of DNA from Spirosoma endbachense:
TCAGAAAGGTTCGTATGTTGGCCCTGATGCGCTGCGGTTTGACTTCTCGCACTTTAGCAAAGTGACCGACGAGCAACTGGCTGAGGTGGAACGGATCGTGAATGAGAAAATCCGGGAGGATATTAAACTCGATGAAAAGCGCAACGTGCCGATCGAACAGGCTAAGGCCTTAGGAGCAACCGCCCTGTTTGGCGAGAAATACGGCGACTTCGTTCGCGTCATTACCTTCGATCCCAACTACTCGGTCGAACTCTGTGGTGGCACACATGTTCCGGCAACGGGTCATATTGGTCTGTTCAAATTTACCGGCGAAGGGTCTGTTTCGACGGGTGTTCGTCGGGTAGAGGCCAAAACGTCGGCGGGTGCCGAAGCGTTGGTCAATGAGCAGATGGCCGTTGTTTCGGAGTTGAAAGAATTACTGAAAGCGCCGAAAGATGTCGTAAAAGCCGTACAGTCGTTGCTGGAAGAGCGGAGTTCTTTGCAAAAACAGGTCGAAGCCTTACAGAACGAGAAAGTTCAGCAACTGAAAAACCTGCTTCTGGAGAAAGTGGAAACCATAAACGGGCACGCTCGTCTGGTAGAACGGGTGGATGTACCTTCGGCTGATGCGTTGAAACAACTGGCCTACGATCTGAAAGCGAAGGTCGACAATCTGGCCGTAGTGCTCGGAGCCGACATCAATGGGAAACCGCAACTGGCGGTTATGCTACCCGATTCCCTGATTCAGGGGCGGAATCTGAATGCTGGTCAGGTTGTTAAGGAGTTAGCTAAAAATATCAAAGGCGGTGGGGGTGGTCAGCCGTTCTTTGCTACCGCAGGCGGTTCCGATTCGTCGGGTCTGGATGCCGCACTGGCGCAGGGTAAAGAACTGCTGGGGTAGAGTAGCAAAACGAAAAATTATGGCAACCATACAATTGACGTTTCCTGATCAACAATTGGAGGCTCTGCAACTTAAAGCTGAATCGGTACACTTGACGGTGGATGAGTTATTGAAACAGACAATAGAATCTTTAGTGCAGCAATCGCCTGTTCAGGAACAGGCGATTGCTTATGTCCTTACGAAAAATAAGGCATTATACGAACGGTTGGCTTGATGAAATGTTTATCCCTTCCTGAGGTATTCCTGTTACATGAACGAATCATTCATCTGTCAGGAGGGAGCTTGGGCATTCGTAATCAGGAAGCGGTTGCATCGGCCCTTATACAGCCCTTTGCCACATTTGTAAGCTATATATCCGACTTTGTTTGAGAAAGCAGCTCTGACTGGGTATCTGTTGATCTGCAATCATCCGTTTGTGGATGGAAATAAACGAATTGGCCATGCTGTTATGGAAGTACTCCTGGTGTTGAATGGATATGAAATCATAGCCAGAATTGATGAACAGGAGAAACTTATCCTACAGGTTGCAGACGGAGCCTTAACGAGGGAGCAATTTACGGATTGGTTAAAAGAACATGTAAAGCTTCTATAGTCAACCATTCATTCTACTCACAATGAAAAACCTTCTGCTTGGCTTAACTTTTCTGCTTACAATCTCCGGGTTTACGTATGCCCAAAAGCAGAACGTCGATGTACTGATCAAGTCGGGTTCGCTGATTGATGTGCGAACAGGCACCATTCTGACAAAGAAACTGATCGCTACCCGTGGGAAAACCATCGTAGGCGTATTCGATGAATCGCAACTGAAGAATTTCCAGGCGAAAACGATTGTCGATGCAACCGGGAAGTTTATCATTCCGGGCCTTTGGGATATGCACGTCCATTTTGGCGGGGGCGATACATTGATTGAGGAGAATAAAAATCTCTTTCCGTTGTACATTGCTCACGGAATTACGGGCATTCGCGATGCCGCGGCCGATCTGAGCCCGTCCGTTCTAAAATGGCGCGATCAGATTGCAAAAGACGAGCTGACAGGTCCAACCCTGTTTACATCGGGCCCAAAACTGGAAGGGTATAAATCGAGCTGGATAGGTGATATTGAAGTCAGTACAAAGCCTGAGGTAGATAAAATGCTCGACTCCCTCCAAGGGCTAAAGGTCGATTTCGTGAAAATCACCGATAATGCCATCAAGCCGGATATCTATCTGTATATTCTTCAGGAAGCCAAAAAACGGGGCATGAAAACTTCGGGCCACGTACCATTTGCCCTGACAATGGATCAGGTTTCTTCGGCTGGTCTGGGTTCGGTAGAGCATATGAGCTATGTGCTTAAAGCGGGGTCGACGCGCGATAAGGAAGTTGCCGAAAAGGTAATGTCGGGTCAGTTGACAACCCGGTTGGCTTCTCCAATGATTACGCAGAGTTTTGATGAAGCAACCGCTCTGGCCGTTTACCGACGGATGGCTAAAAATGGTACGTTCGTTGTGCCAACGCTCACGATCAGCCGGACAATTGCGTTTCTGGATCAGGACAACCATCAGCAGGATAGCTACTTACAATACATCGGGCAGGGCTTAAAAAACACCTATGCCTGGCGGGTAAGTCGGGTGGCTAAAGATAGTCCCGACGCTATTGCCGAGCGGCACGCCCTCTACGAAAAAACCAGTTCACTACTTCCGCTGTTGCATAAAGCGGGAGTGACGATCATGGCCGGAACCGATGCGGGCTTTTTGAATTCCTATGTATATCCGGGTGTCGGTCTGCATCACGAACTTGCCTATTTCGTAAAAGCCGGACTTACACCGCTGCAAGCTCTTCAGTCAGCCATTATTCCGGGACCAGTTTTCTTAGGAAAGACAGCCACGTTTGGCGCTATTGCCACGGGTAAAAGTGCCGATATAGTGTTGCTCGACAAAAATCCACTGGAGACTATTGAGGCTACCCAGGCCATTCATACGGTTATTTTGCGAGGAACCGTGTATGATCGAAAGGCGTTGGATGGTTTACTGGCCGAAGCGAAGAAGAAAGCCAGCAAGTACTAATGATAGTATCCTCACAACCCATTGGTGTATTTGATTCGGGTTACGGTGGCCTGACCGTTCTGCGCGAAATTGTGCATAAGCTTCCGCAGTACGATTACATTTATCTGGGCGATAACGCCCGGACACCCTACGGCACCAGATCCTTCGATACAGTTTATCACTATACCCTCGAATGTGTCCGGCATCTTTTTGATCGGGGCTGCCGACTGGTCGTTCTGGCCTGCAACACGGCTTCGGCCAAAGCCCTGCGCAATATTCAGCAACTTGATTTACCGATGCAAGCTCCCGGTCTGGATGGACCAAGCAGGCGCGTATTGGGTGTTATCCGGCCAACGACAGAGGTCATTGGCAATTACTCGCAAACAGGTCATGTTGGTATCCTGGCGACGCGCGGAACCGTCACGTCGGAGTCATACGTAGTCGAGATTGACAAGTTTTTTCCGGAGTTACAGGTATTTCAGGAAGCTTGCCCGATGTGGGTGCCCCTGGTCGAAAATGGCGAATATGCCAGTTCCGGAGCCGATTACTTCGTGAAGCAACACATGGATCGGTTAATGGCTCAATCGTCGTCAATTGACACGATTCTATTAGCCTGTACGCATTATCCGCTCTTACTCAACAAAATCCGGCAGTATGCACCCGCCAATACCACGATTTTAAGTCAGGGCGGTATTGTAGCCGATAGCCTGGCCGATTACCTGAATCGCCATCCTGAAATCGAAGCGCAATGCAGCCAGTATGGTCACCGAACGTTCCTGACCACCGACTCAACGGAGGATTTTGACCGTCAGGCTACCGTTTTTTATGGAGAGCCTGTTCGGTCCGAACATTTATCCCTGTAGGGATTAATATAGTGCTCCCTATATTTAGGACCAGTTTTTGCTTTTTTTAATTGAGGTTTTCCGATTCTACGTCGACTTGCAAAGGAGTACAGTACACCTCAGCAGGTGTTTTTCTAGCCAGACCTTGATGGNNNNNNNNNNCTAGCTAGCTAGCNNNNNNNNNNATACCAATCATTTTGCCTTGAAAGGGCGGTTATACCTCAAAGCCCTGCAAGCGGCTTTTGCGGAACTGGCCGTCCTCAAAAATCAACTCAGCCAACATCCACAAATGGAGTTGGCGTAACATCAGTTATTAATATAATCTTTATAATCTGATACTTTCATTTTTTCGTAAAAATAGAATAGTAGCCATTGGCCTGAATATGGAGTATGTTTATCACCAATATTGTCAGCCTGATATTCTAAAAGTATCCAAATCGATAGTATCTTAATGTTGAATTCGGCTTTGACTGTTCTTTTGTCAAATGCTTCTTTACAAAGCCACCGAGCAGAGTTTACAGTTTTGTAGTTTCCATAGTTTTTCTGTCTCAACTCCGTTAAAGTCCACTGATACAAAATGTTACTTGATTTATACTTTTCATATGAGGTTTTGCATATCCAGCGGGCGGAGTTTTTGATATGGTAATCCCCAATGTTACCTGCTTCACGCTCCAAGGCTATCCAGGCATAATAAATCTGTTCATAGGAAGCTTTCTCGGCAGCTAGTTTACAAATCCATCGGGCGGAATTTTCGATATGGTAATCTCCAATGTTATCTGCTTCGCGTTCCAGGGCTATCCAGGCATAATAAATGTGTGGGCTGGAAGTTTTCTCGGCAGCTAGTTTACAAATCCATCGGGCGGAATTTTCGATGTGGTAATCTCCAATGTTACCTACTTCGCGCTCCAAAGCGATCCACGCTATATAGATCTGTTCGTCGGAAGTTTTCTCAGCAGCTAATTTACAAATCCATTTGGCGGAGTTTTCGATGTGGTAATCTCCAATGTTACCTACTTCGCGCTCCAAAGCGATCCACGCTATATAGATCTGTTCGTCGGAAGTTTTCTCAGCAGCTAATTTACAAATCCATTTGGCGGAGTTTTCGATGTGGTAATCCCCAATGTTACCCGCTTTAAGCTCTGCTTTCAGCCAAACAAGGCATCTGCTGGAAATAAAATTGTTTTGAAAAGCAAAACTAAAAAGTATTCTGCCTACCTCTGGGTTAATATCTATATAGTTATAAGGAAGGTTAATCAGCAGATATTGTCCAAATGATCTTAGCGGCCCAAAACTCGTTCCTTCTTTTAGGGCTGCATGCATGATTGACAATACGATGTCAGTCTCATCCAACAGGCTGTCTTCTGCGTCGAAGAGGATTTTAAAAAAAAACTTAGATATAATTGGGTTGCGCGTTACCACTTTTAAACTGCTACTCTGGATAGGTGCTTCTTCCAAAAGATACCCTTTAATTTTTGGATAAACTTTATCTAAATTTTCCACGGGTATTTCTTTAAGACAAACCTTGAGAAAGGTTTCAGAGCAGTAGAGAGGACTAGCTTTCGGAGAAGCTCGCAACTCAATCATAATGATTATTGCCAATGCTTTCAGAGCTTCAATTCCGTGATCCTTGTCCCAGCTATAAATCTTCTGTACTACATCTGTTAAAATAGCCTCTAAATTTTTACCCTTAGAAATGGGTAGCATTTTTGAGAGCAGAAACTCATTGCTCTTATCGTTCAGAAGTTGTACCAGGTCTGCTTTACTCAAACCGAATCCGATTTTGCTTTTAATAAGCGTGTTTGATAATGCATTAATTTCAGCTGGCGATAGCTTCCCAAGTGTAAATTCCTGATTACCTGTATATTTTATTATATCCAGTTTGTGGGGGCGGTTTTTCTCCTGATTTAAATAGTGAAATCATTCATTCTTACGGGATGCCAGAATTACTTTAAGGCGTCGATTATAGGCTGCCTTAATAAGTAGTGCAGGCAAGTTCAGCACCTGCTCGGCGTGATCTATAATTAATACGGTGTCCTGACGAATAGCTTTCTCGGCAATAGCAGTGTCAACAT
This window harbors:
- a CDS encoding DNA-binding protein, whose protein sequence is MATIQLTFPDQQLEALQLKAESVHLTVDELLKQTIESLVQQSPVQEQAIAYVLTKNKALYERLA
- a CDS encoding type II toxin-antitoxin system death-on-curing family toxin gives rise to the protein MFEKAALTGYLLICNHPFVDGNKRIGHAVMEVLLVLNGYEIIARIDEQEKLILQVADGALTREQFTDWLKEHVKLL
- a CDS encoding amidohydrolase family protein, which encodes MKNLLLGLTFLLTISGFTYAQKQNVDVLIKSGSLIDVRTGTILTKKLIATRGKTIVGVFDESQLKNFQAKTIVDATGKFIIPGLWDMHVHFGGGDTLIEENKNLFPLYIAHGITGIRDAAADLSPSVLKWRDQIAKDELTGPTLFTSGPKLEGYKSSWIGDIEVSTKPEVDKMLDSLQGLKVDFVKITDNAIKPDIYLYILQEAKKRGMKTSGHVPFALTMDQVSSAGLGSVEHMSYVLKAGSTRDKEVAEKVMSGQLTTRLASPMITQSFDEATALAVYRRMAKNGTFVVPTLTISRTIAFLDQDNHQQDSYLQYIGQGLKNTYAWRVSRVAKDSPDAIAERHALYEKTSSLLPLLHKAGVTIMAGTDAGFLNSYVYPGVGLHHELAYFVKAGLTPLQALQSAIIPGPVFLGKTATFGAIATGKSADIVLLDKNPLETIEATQAIHTVILRGTVYDRKALDGLLAEAKKKASKY
- the murI gene encoding glutamate racemase codes for the protein MIVSSQPIGVFDSGYGGLTVLREIVHKLPQYDYIYLGDNARTPYGTRSFDTVYHYTLECVRHLFDRGCRLVVLACNTASAKALRNIQQLDLPMQAPGLDGPSRRVLGVIRPTTEVIGNYSQTGHVGILATRGTVTSESYVVEIDKFFPELQVFQEACPMWVPLVENGEYASSGADYFVKQHMDRLMAQSSSIDTILLACTHYPLLLNKIRQYAPANTTILSQGGIVADSLADYLNRHPEIEAQCSQYGHRTFLTTDSTEDFDRQATVFYGEPVRSEHLSL